In the Hordeum vulgare subsp. vulgare chromosome 7H, MorexV3_pseudomolecules_assembly, whole genome shotgun sequence genome, one interval contains:
- the LOC123411975 gene encoding uncharacterized protein LOC123411975, translating into MACHLRSVSLPSRPHTKVEEELHSLEASISSPSITIETISDGLRRLGDIYSTIEEIMCLPSNQICSSQQRKMLEGETECSLELLDLCNAMHEDFTELKAIIQDLQVATRKGDDTIVQVKVQSYTRLLKKAKKHFKKAAKKVTSDKEDCRMVRLLSEAREITISLLESTVHLLSKQIAVPKWSLVSKAFQKKNSVVCKEEQLQVLECSVGDLESGAGVLFRRLIQSRVTLLNILSS; encoded by the coding sequence ATGGCTTGCCATCTTAGATCAGTTAGTTTACCTTCTAGGCCTCACACCAAGGTTGAAGAGGAGCTGCACAGCCTAGAGGCAAGCATCTCTTCACCCTCCATCACCATCGAGACAATCTCTGATGGTTTGAGGAGGCTTGGAGATATCTACAGCACCATTGAAGAGATCATGTGCCTTCCTAGCAACCAAATTTGCTCTTCCCAGCAAAGGAAGATGTTGGAAGGTGAAACCGAGTGCTCCCTTGAGCTACTAGATCTCTGCAATGCCATGCATGAGGACTTCACCGAGTTGAAGGCCATTATCCAAGATCTGCAAGTGGCAACCAGAAAAGGAGATGACACCATTGTTCAAGTCAAGGTCCAGTCTTACACCCGCCTGTTGAAGAAAgcaaagaaacatttcaagaaggcAGCAAAGAAGGTTACATCCGACAAGGAGGACTGCAGGATGGTCAGGCTGTTGAGCGAGGCTAGGGAGATCACCATCTCTCTCCTAGAGTCAACAGTACACCTCTTGTCCAAGCAAATCGCAGTGCCAAAATGGTCTCTCGTCTCCAAGGCATTCCAGAAGAAGAACTCGGTTGTTTGCAAGGAGGAGCAGTTGCAGGTCCTAGAGTGCAGTGTTGGAGATCTTGAGTCTGGAGCGGGAGTTCTGTTCCGGAGATTGATCCAGAGCAGAGTTACTCTCCTAAACATTCTTAGCTCATAG
- the LOC123411977 gene encoding uncharacterized protein LOC123411977 has protein sequence MACHLRSVSLPSRPHTKVEEELHSLEASISSTSMTIETISDGLRRLGDIYSSIEEIMCLPSNQICSSQQRKMLEGETECSLELLDLCNAMHEDFTELKAIIQDLQVATRKGDDTVVQVKVQCYTRLMKKAKKHFKKAAKKVTSDKEDCRMVRLLSEAREITTSLLESTVHLLSKQITVPKWSLVSKAFQKKNSVVCKEEQLQVLECSVGDLEAGAGILFRRLVQSRVTLLNILSS, from the coding sequence ATGGCTTGCCATCTTAGATCAGTTAGTTTGCCTTCTAGGCCTCACACCAAGGTTGAAGAGGAGCTGCACAGCCTAGAGGCAAGCATCTCTTCAACCTCCATGACCATCGAGACAATCTCTGATGGTTTGAGGAGGCTTGGAGACATCTACAGCAGCATTGAAGAGATCATGTGCCTTCCTAGCAACCAAATTTGCTCTTCCCAGCAAAGGAAGATGTTGGAAGGTGAAACCGAGTGCTCCCTTGAGCTACTAGATCTCTGCAACGCCATGCATGAGGACTTCACCGAGTTGAAGGCCATTATCCAGGATCTGCAAGTGGCAACCAGAAAAGGAGATGACACCGTTGTTCAAGTCAAGGTCCAGTGTTACACCCGCCTGATGAAGAAGgcgaagaaacatttcaagaaggcAGCGAAGAAGGTTACATCCGACAAGGAGGACTGCAGGATGGTCAGGCTGTTGAGTGAGGCTAGGGAGATCACCACCTCTCTCCTCGAGTCAACAGTACACCTCTTGTCCAAGCAAATCACAGTGCCAAAATGGTCTCTTGTCTCCAAGGCATTCCAGAAGAAGAACTCGGTTGTTTGCAAGGAGGAGCAGTTGCAGGTCCTAGAGTGCAGTGTTGGAGATCTTGAGGCTGGAGCAGGAATTCTGTTCCGGAGATTGGTCCAGAGCAGAGTTACTCTCCTAAACATTCTTAGCTCATAG
- the LOC123411976 gene encoding uncharacterized protein LOC123411976 — protein sequence MACHLRSVSLPSRPHTKVEEELHSLEASISSTSMTIETISDGLRRLGDIYSSIEEIMCLPSNQICSSQQRKMLEGETECSLELLDLCNAMHEDFTELKAIIQDLQVATRKGDDTVVQVKVQCYTRLMKKAKKHFKKAAKKVTSDKEDCRMVRLLSEAREITTSLLESTVHLLSKQITVPKWSLVSKAFQKKNSVVCKEEQLQVLECSVGDLESGGGILFRRLIQSRVTLLNILSS from the coding sequence ATGGCTTGCCATCTTAGATCAGTTAGTTTGCCTTCTAGGCCTCACACCAAGGTTGAAGAGGAGCTGCACAGCCTAGAGGCAAGCATCTCTTCAACCTCCATGACCATCGAGACAATCTCTGATGGTTTGAGGAGGCTTGGAGACATCTACAGCAGCATTGAAGAGATCATGTGCCTTCCTAGCAACCAAATTTGCTCTTCCCAGCAAAGGAAGATGTTGGAAGGTGAAACCGAGTGCTCCCTTGAGCTACTAGATCTCTGCAACGCCATGCATGAGGACTTCACCGAGTTGAAGGCCATTATCCAGGATCTGCAAGTGGCAACCAGAAAAGGAGATGACACCGTTGTTCAAGTCAAGGTCCAGTGTTACACCCGCCTGATGAAGAAGgcgaagaaacatttcaagaaggcAGCGAAGAAGGTTACATCCGACAAGGAGGACTGCAGGATGGTCAGGCTGTTGAGTGAGGCTAGGGAGATCACCACCTCTCTCCTCGAGTCAACAGTACACCTCTTGTCCAAGCAAATCACAGTGCCAAAATGGTCTCTTGTCTCCAAGGCATTCCAGAAGAAGAACTCGGTTGTTTGCAAGGAGGAGCAGTTGCAGGTCCTAGAGTGCAGTGTTGGAGATCTTGAGTCTGGAGGGGGAATTCTGTTCCGGAGATTGATCCAGAGCAGAGTTACTCTCCTAAACATTCTTAGCTCATAG